From Penicillium digitatum chromosome 5, complete sequence, one genomic window encodes:
- a CDS encoding Serine/threonine protein kinase (Prp4), putative, which produces MAFSLSHLVINFLCTCFHPPPKPVSSASNALGTAITFARLWCEGRPLTAASPKGRAQRRRASPSSASRSPASLKGTRSPLRQRSRTRSLSRSRSRSPYRENKTHKRNHDDIPESYDGSYDRRPRYEPPRHYRSRYDDRRRDRPTSNRRPNSYYDYDREETHGETLRYSDDYDRHDRHKDKRQRTRSRSRSPYRESRRPKQYSGDEFDSNVVNARSLADTARRLPTEQLVRERGKAPVVAQDLKLGAEKQKNQVQASFYLQAHVADEETTPNPEIVQEPELAEPINEADALEARRKRREAIRAKHRSQATPLHLKALNVGEVETDSSTPSTKPTSVKETFDSPRASPFEQPGEIFSGSIGKDSDMVNFNAPVGGTDQDGASAADYDPTLDTKEERQKHGNVQDGRDDISSAAYDETKNVKQDILLPDAPPAPPPKTDTFDMFADDDDDMFAEEIPDAKPAHASATAVPQGKELDISMMDNWDDSEGYYAVRLGELINGRYHVHQNLGKGMFSSVVRATDTQTGGLVAVKIIRQNAIMRKAGMKEIGILEQLQEADPENKMHLIKFDRYFEHKGHLCMVFENLSMDLREVLKKFGRDVGLNLRAVRAYGQQIFLGLCLLRRCNILHADLKPDNLLVNEQRNILKVCDLGSASPASDNEITPYLVSRFYRAPEIILGIPYDYAIDVWSIGCTLFELYTGKILFTGRNNNQMLRSIMECRGKYPPKLLRRGSLAPHHFDEKLNFHSVEEDKITGRLHTKIVDFKKPTRDLKSRLMAQGTRGMPDAEVKELTMFLDLLDRCLSLNPEKRITPAEALKHPFLAPKV; this is translated from the exons ATGGCTTTCAGTCTATCTCATCTTGTCATCAATTTCCTGTGCACGTGCTTtcatcccccccccaagCCTGTTTCCTCGGCAAGCAATGCGCTAGGGACTGCAATCACCTTTGCAAGGCTTTGGTGTGAAGGCAGGCCTCTCACAGCCG CTTCCCCCAAAGGCCGT GCCCAGAGACGAAG AGCTAGCCCATCCTCTGCATCCAGATCTCCCGCGTCGTTGAAAGGCACTCGATCGCCACTCCGGCAGAGGTCGCGGACCAGGTCCCTATCGAGATCCCGCTCTCGCTCCCCGTACAGAGAGAACAAGACCCATAAGCGTAATCACGACGATATTCCCGAGTCCTATGATGGTAGCTACGACCGGCGACCCCGCTATGAGCCTCCGCGACACTACAGGTCTAGGTATGACGACAGACGCCGTGATAGACCCACCTCCAACAGGCGCCCGAACTCATATTACGATTATGACCGCGAAGAGACCCATGGAGAAACGCTACGATACAGTGATGATTACGACCGACATGACCGACACAAGGACAAGCGGCAGCGCACCCGCAGCCGTAGCCGATCCCCTTACCGTGAATCGAGAAGACCCAAGCAATATTCCGGTGATGAATTTGATTCAAACGTGGTCAATGCCAGGTCTTTAGCGGATACCGCAAGGCGCTTGCCCACTGAACAGTTGGTGAGGGAACGAGGAAAGGCTCCGGTCGTCGCCCAGGACTTGAAGCTTGGTgctgaaaaacaaaagaaccAGGTGCAGGCTTCTTTTTATCTTCAAGCTCATGTGGCTGACGA AGAAACCACCCCTAACCCGGAGATTGTGCAAGAGCCGGAGCTCGCTGAGCCCATTAACGAAGCCGATGCCCTTGAAGCTCGCCGGAAACGCCGTGAAGCTATTCGGGCGAAACACCGAAGCCAAGCGACGCCGCTACATCTCAAAGCACTGAACGTCGGTGAGGTTGAAACGGACTCATCCACGCCTAGCACTAAGCCAACTAGCGTAAAGGAAACGTTTG ATTCTCCACGAGCATCCCCCTTCGAACAACCCGGGGAGATATTCTCTGGTAGCATTGGAAAAGACAGTGACATGGTCAATTTCAATGCGCCTGTTGGCGGTACTGATCAAGATGGTGCCTCTGCTGCTGATTATGATCCAACACTGGATACGAAAGAAGAACGACAAAAACATGGCAACGTACAGGATGGAAGAGACGACATTTCCTCTGCAGCGTACGACGAAACCAAGAATGTCAAGCAGGACATTCTTCTCCCTGATGCGCCCCCAGCGCCACCGCCGAAGACCGACACGTTCGATATGTTTGCagacgacgacgatgacaTGTTCGCAGAGGAAATACCTGACGCCAAGCCGGCGCATGCTTCGGCCACAGCTGTACCCCAGGGCAAGGAATTGGATATCAGCATGATGGATAACTGGGACGATTCGGAAGGTTACTACGCTGTTCGACTCGGCGAGCTGATCAACGGACGATACCATGTCCATCAAAACCTTGGCAAGGGAATGTTCTCGTCGGTCGTGCGTGCAACTGACACCCAGACAGGGGGTCTGGTTGCCGTCAAAATCATTCGCCAAAACGCCATAATGCGCAAGGCCGGTATGAAGGAGATCGGCATCCTAGAGCAACTGCAGGAAGCCGACCCGGAAAACAAAATGCACCTCATCAAGTTCGACCGATACTTCGAGCACAAGGGTCACTTGTGCATGGTGTTTGAGAACCTCAGCATGGACTTACGTGAGGTCCTGAAAAAGTTCGGTAGGGATGTGGGCTTGAACCTGCGCGCGGTTCGGGCCTACGGCCAACAGATTTTCCTGGGGCTGTGCCTCCTCCGCCGGTGTAACATCCTACATGCAGATCTTAAACCGGATAATCTTCTCGTAAACGAGCAACGAAACATCCTGAAAGTTTGCGACCTGGGTTCGGCATCGCCGGCCTCTGACAATGAGATTACGCCTTACCTCGTCAGTCGTTTCTACCGTGCCCCGGAGATCATTCTGGGTATCCCTTACGATTACGCCATCGATGTCTGGTCTATTGGCTGTACCCTCTTTGAGCTGTACACGGGCAAAATCCTCTTCACCGGCCGAAATAACAACCAGATGCTTCGCTCCATCATGGAATGCCGGGGAAAGTACCCGCCGAAGCTTCTTCGCCGCGGATCCCTGGCGCCTCATCATTTTGATGAAAAGCTGAACTTCCACAGCGTGGAGGAAGACAAGATCACCGGCCGCCTTCACACCAAAATTGTGGATTTCAAGAAACCTACACGTGACTTGAAGTCACGCCTCATGGCACAAGGAACACGCGGCATGCCGGATGCTGAGGTCAAAGAGCTGACAATGTTCTTGGATCTACTTGACCGGTGCTTGAGTCTCAATCCCGAAAAACGGATCACACCGGCCGAGGCTTTGAAACATCCATTCCTGGCGCCAAAGGTGTAA